CCTCGGGCGCATCCGGGTCGTCGAAGTCGCCGGCCGGGTCCCGGGTCATGCCGATCCTGCGCATCACCGCCTGGGAACGGACGTTGGCGGCCGTGGTCACGGCGAGGATCTCGGGCAGGTCCAGGACCTCGAAGCCATGGGCCAGCACGGCCCGCGCGGCCTCGCCGGCGTAACCCCGGCCCCAGGCCGACCGGGCGAGCCGCCAGCCGATCTCCACACCGGTGAACGGCAGCCCGTCCTCCACCTCGTCCAGTCCCGCGAAGCCGATGAACTCGCCCGTGGCCCGGACCTCGACGGCCCACCATCCGTAACCCCGCCGCTCGAAATCGGCCCGGAAGCCGGCGACGGAGGCGTCACTCTGTTCACGGGTGAGCGGTTCGCCCAGGTGCTCTCGCACCTCGGGATCGGCGTTCATCGCCGCCCACGGCGCGAGGTCGGAGTCGCGCCAGCGGCGGAGGACGAGGCGATCGGTACGCAGTTCGGTCATGCGCTCAGCCAAGCCAGCCGTGCCTTGCGAAGCAATTCGATTTCCCGGGCCGGCCGAGAGGGAGCGTGGCAGCGGATCAGGTCGGGCACCTACGTCGCGTCACGGCGCGCCTACCAGCGCAACTCCCCGTTCTCGTCCTGGAAGGCCCCCGTCGGACCGTCCGCGCCCAGCGTCGCCAGCCGCACGATGGTCCTGGCGCTCTCCTGCGGTGTCCGGCCGCCTTCGAACCCCGCGGTCATGTCGGTGGCGGTGAAGCCGGGCTCGATCGCGTTGAACCCGACGCCCGGCTGCGACTTGGCGTACTGGACCGCCAGCGACACCGGGCGTGAGGTCCGTGAGCTGCTCGTCGCCTGGCGCAACGACGGCCACTCGTCCGTCCGCGACCGGTTCCGGCGATCCGTCGACGAGGGCGACCTGCCTCCGGAGACCGATCCGGGGCTGCTGGCCCGCTGCCTCACCACCTTCGCGTCCGGCCTCGCCGTACAGGCCGCGAGCGGCGTCTGCCGCGACGAGCTGCAGGAGGCGGCCGACGCCTTCCTGCGCACCTGGCCGCTCTCCTGACGCCCCGGAAGCCGGGACGTGCCGTGCCAGGGGGTCAGTGGGTGAAGCGGCTGACGTCTTCCGCGTGGATCACGAGTCGCACCGCCACCACTTCCCCGGCCCCCCGGCCTTTCGGGCCGGCGGGAGGGCGACCGCCCCGGCGGGCTGAGCCACCGCCCCCTCAGCCGAGGGAGGCGTGCGGGTCGACGATCCCCTCGACGATCGTCAGCAGCCGGTCCCCCGCCCGGTCGATGCTTCCGTTCTGCGTGCTGACCTGGGCGCCTTCGAGGAGGAAGGTGATCTGGGCCGCGGTCTGTTCCGGGTCCGTCATACCGGCCTCGACGCACATGGCGGTCAGCCTGCGCGTCTGGCGGGCCTTGTG
The Streptomyces sp. NBC_01723 genome window above contains:
- a CDS encoding TetR family transcriptional regulator C-terminal domain-containing protein, with product MAYWTASDTGREVRELLVAWRNDGHSSVRDRFRRSVDEGDLPPETDPGLLARCLTTFASGLAVQAASGVCRDELQEAADAFLRTWPLS
- a CDS encoding GNAT family N-acetyltransferase, producing the protein MTELRTDRLVLRRWRDSDLAPWAAMNADPEVREHLGEPLTREQSDASVAGFRADFERRGYGWWAVEVRATGEFIGFAGLDEVEDGLPFTGVEIGWRLARSAWGRGYAGEAARAVLAHGFEVLDLPEILAVTTAANVRSQAVMRRIGMTRDPAGDFDDPDAPEGPLRPNVLFRIARDG